The sequence below is a genomic window from Ovis canadensis isolate MfBH-ARS-UI-01 breed Bighorn chromosome 1, ARS-UI_OviCan_v2, whole genome shotgun sequence.
CTAAAGGTGGGAGTTCCCGTACTCATGTGTTTCTCCTGAGTGGTTAAAGTAGGGTGAGATGCTTTGGCTGTTACACTGGTTTGGCATCAGCATGTTCGTAAATATTGGATTATGAGGGAAGAAAATAGAATGATATTCATATTAaaccaaaatattgaaaaaatagttCTTGAAGGCAGAATATCTAGTCTATAACTCCTTTTTCTCCAACTCTGAAAAACGGATTTTGAAGCTGTATTtgtgttaataaatattttaattgaatggATTAGAGTCCAAATTAAAACAAATCTCTAACTTGTTAAAAGCTGTGTTCACTTGGACACAGATATCCAGATCAACACAATGTGTGCAGGAAAGTTTGAGCCACTGTCCCAGTCCTCTGTGTGTGCTGAGGGTCAGGACGTTAGCATGCAGGGAAAATGGCATCTGCTCCTTCAACCACCGGTTGTATGCCCATTGCCCAGAGAACGTGCTGTCTCTCTCCAACCCCATGGCAGCCACCCTCCACTCCACATCAGGAGGAGTTCCTTCCCTCCTTAAGGGGGCTGCCCTTTTGCCTTTGTGACCACTCCCAATGCCTGTCATCAAAACCAGCCAGATAGCGTGGTCGAATCCTCTTAAccttctgtcgtcccttctccatCTGGCACAGTGTGAACTTGCTGGATGATGAAAAGAAGGTGGAGTTCCAGCAATCCAAGGATGAATGTGTTTCAGTACCTTCAACTCTCCAGGAAGGTTCTGCCTGCAACCAGCCTTACCGTGATGGAAAATTTGCATTTGATGATGAGAATGTGGCATCTGCTGTGGATGGAGCCTGTGGCTGCTCTCATGCTGAAGAGGATGAAATTCCAACTGGCCTCCCAGGTAGTCTTCAATGTATCTGCTAGTCTACTCTGGGAGAATTATTCCCTTTGATAGACCATGGGCTTACATACTGAAGCCTGATTTGAACCAGACTCTATAACTGCATTTAAAATAAGACATTCTATGAACGAACTTTCCAAAGTTTCCTGTCATAGTGGTCCCTGTGGTAAACCACGCTACCCAGGGTGGTCATGCAGAAGTACGTGtacctcagcagttgtggcacaggaGGTACCTCTCAGGCTTCCTAATTTTTAATGAACCTCTTATCTCAGGTGaaatgctttaattttcatttctgggTAATGTCCCTGAGTTCCTACACCTGTCCAAGGCTGTTGGCAGTCTTGTTTATACCTTTGGAGATGTCACTACTTTGGTTCACTTCTACCAACCCAtagtctctctcttttcctttgactCATCTTGTTCGAGGTCTTCTGAAACCAGAAGGTAAGCCACACTGTCATTCTTTGGCATGTTTCTCTGAGGTAAGGCAGGGCCCTGGAACTTCCCAACCTGATAAATGGCCACTGTTTGCAGCTTTGAGATTCATTTGACATGATGGTGTGTGGATTCCACTCCCATATATCTCAGCGTGTAATCACTTATTCCATTAATAAACAACATTTCAGATGAAAAAAGCCTGAGTATTATAGCACGCTGAGGTTGTAGCTAAGTTGTTCCCCAGGAACTGAGGGGAAAAGGATGTATTTAGCCGTTTGTACAGACTTTGGACCACGATACTCTGCCAATGACATATCATATGAAGGTAATTTGTGCAATGGCTCAAGAAGGAAACCCAGTGCCGCCTTATGAGGCTCTTTCTAGGGCCTCCTGTATTATTTCTGTCTCAATGGTCTGTTACCACATGGTGAAGACAGGCGCAGGATTGGGCGTTTTTGAAAGGTATTTGCCTGATATAACTCTTCTGTTAATTTATTTGCAGAAAACCAGAATGATCACGATGACATGAAAGGACCAGAGGTGGTTGCCCCGAGGTAATTTTGAATATCTGTGGGCTCCTATGCAGTGATGACATCTGCAGACCTCTGATCCAGGGAAAAACAGAAAGGGCTGAATATATTGTGTCGTCTGTTTTGCCCACCACTACTATCCTATTTCATACTGTTCTCTGCTTTCCCTGTGGTActtctattttttccatttcttatttaCTTGTCGAGTTTAAATCCCTAGTCTGCTGACCCAGGTGAGCTAAGAGTGATTTTTTTGCACTCAATTCTTATATCAGGTGTGGTTTACAGGGTGCGATGCATATCTGCTTTCTGTTTGGTGTTAGCGTGCTGGCATGCGTGTCATAGTGATGTCAATGCGATGCAAATGGAAGTGTGAAAGCCAGGgttgtgtgtccctgtgtgtgagGCGCGGCTGTACCATCAGAGGGAATTCAGGCTGTTCATCAGCCTGTTATTTGGCCAGAGCACTGAGCACCTgctgctctttctctcttctgcccTGTCAAACTGCTGTGTCTCCCGCACAAAACAGTTTTCTCTCTCTAATGGACCAGAGCCTTGGCGCGCTTCACCACTCAAACATTCCATCAAAACCAGATAGGACTGTACAGTTTCTCATCAGCCTTGGCTTAGTCTtttgccctccctcccccaccaggtTCAGCAGACAGCTGCCACAGATGAGAGAGAATGGTGTCCCACGGGACTCTCTGGATGAACAGGATCTGACTTACTCGGTTCTTCCTGGCCTGTCAGACCCCTTCTGGCCTTATAGGAGCAATGCCATCTTCTCCCTTGAGGACGTGGATGTCTCTTATGCCCGGGATGTAACAAGTGAGTATTTTCTTGTGATAGACCTCCATCTGGATGCCCACAGAGACTCTGTATGCTCTGTACTCCTCGCCTCTGGATTGCTGTGATTTGTCATCCCTGTTGGAAGCTCTGTAGACAGTGATTTGAATCAGACTCTGTGgtagagtttttttttgtttgttttttggtaggtatttttatttgtttttttttttatgaataaaatagccagatttatttgaagaaaaataataacaactgaCTCACTTGTATGTGTGCAGGTGTCCAGAGATAACTGTATTTTTCCTGATTCCTATGCAATGTCTCCTCTTGCCCACAGTGCTCCCATTTTCATACCCAAAGTGTCCCTTGAGTTTCTGTGCCTTTCCAGAGGTGCTCACAGCAGTAATTATATGTTGCTTCTCTTGTGACACTGCTGTCATCCCCAGGGTTTGTTTCCTCCGAATTGCTTGTCTTAGCAAGCCAATCATCTGGACCCCAGGATGTAAAGAGCCCTCCCATGACTTTGCTTGTATGTTTCCATGAAGCAAGGCTGGGCTCTGGCGGTTCCGCTAGCTTCACATGCCATGGTTTCTGTGTAGCACCAAAGATTCTTTTTGATTTGAGGGTTAATAcaattcactgggcttccctgctggctcagatgggaaagaatctgcctgcaatgcaggagacacaggttcaatccctgcctcatgaagatcctctggagaagagaatggcacccactctagtattcttgtgtggagaattccaaggacaggggagcctggtggcctggagtccatgcagtcacaaagagacggacactaTTGAgtgcatagttcagttcagttcagttcagttgctcagtcatgtccgactatttgcaaccccatgaatcgcagcacaccaggcctccctgtgcatcaccaactcccggagttcactcagactcacgtccatccagtcatgattccatctagccatctcatcctcagtcgtccccttcttctccttcccccaatccctcccagcatcaaagtcttttctaatgagtcaactcttcgcatgaggtggcctaagcaatgagtttcagctttagcatcaatccttccaaagaaatcccagggttgatctccttcagaatggactggttggatctccttgcagtccaagggactctcaagagtcttctccaacaccacagttcaaacgcatcaattcttcggtgctcaacatTTCACAATGCCGCCATCACTCTAGTCTCAAGTATAAATTCCTCTATACCATCAACAACCACATAATCTGATGGCACTAAGACATACTGTAGAAATAACCTAGAAAATAACTCAGCTCATTTTCTAGCATCTcttggaaaatacatttttaagtgcTCATACAGACTCAGAACAAAGGATATTGGGAGAGATACTAGATGAAGCAGCAAATTTCCTCGATGGGTCTGGACGCAGTCCAGTCTAATTCTCATAAGACTTAAGTGTCCAGAATATCTCTGCTAAAGAATTATGTTCTTACAATGAGAATATTAATGTCCTTGTTGTATGTGTGCTTACTGAGTAGATATGGCAGGGGTGTGATTTGCCTGTTATGACCTGCTGTCTCTGAATTTCCTACTAGACAATGAAAATTTTCACAAGCCAATGAGTGGACAAGAGCTCCCATTTCCCAGGTAATTAGAAGATCTGTGGGCTGTGAATGCCAGTGGTGGCAGCAGGAGACCTCAGATCCAGAGACAAATAGAAAGTCCTCTGTGTGACTCTCTCATCTGTTCATTCAACTGCAATCATCTCTTTCACAGGGTGGTCTACTTAGGATTCTCAAGTTTGtgcatttcaattttttaatgattCAGTTTAGCAATGTACAGTGAGTTGACCCAGGTGAAATAACTAAACGTGGGAGGTCCCATACTCACCTGTTTTCTGCTGAGTGGTTAAAGTAGGGTGAGATCCTCTGGGTCTTACACTGGTTTGGCATCAGCATGTTTGTAAATATTGGATTATGAGGGAAGAAAATAGATTGATATTCATATTAaaccaaaatattgaaaaaatagttCTTGAAGGCAGAATATCTAGTCTATAACTCCTTTTTCTCCAACTCTGAAAAACGGATTTTGAAGCTGTATTCgtgcaaataaaaatgttaattgaatGGAATATGGAAGAGAGTCCAAACTAAATCAAATCTGTAACTTGTTAAAAGCTGTGTTCACTTGGACACAGATATCCAGATCAACACAATGTGTGCAGGAAAGTTTGAGCCACTGTCCCAGTCCTCTGTGTGTGCTGAGGGTCAGGACATTAGCATGCAGGGAATATGCCATCTCCTCCTTCAACCCCCGGTTGTGTGCCCATTGCCCAGAGAACGTGCTGTCTCTCTCCAACCCCATGGCAGCCACCCTCCACTCCACATCAGGAGGAGTTCCTTCCCTCCTTAAGGGGGCTGCCCTTTAGCCTTTTGTGACCACAACCAATGCCTGTCATCAAAACCAGCCAGATAGCGTGGGGTCGAATCCTCTTAaccttctgtcatcccttctccatcTGGCACAGCGTGAACTTGCTGGATGATGAAAAGAAGGTGGAGTTCCAGCAATCCCAGGATGAATGTGTTTCAGTACCTTCAACTCTCCAGGAAGGTTCTGCCTGCAACCAGCCTTACCGTGATGGAAAATTTGCATTTGATGATGAGAATGTGGCATCTGCTGTGGATGGAGCCTGTGGCTGCTCTCATGCTGAAGAGGATGAAATTCCAACTGGCCTCCCAGGTAGTCTTCAATGTATCTGCTAGTCTACTCTGGGAGAATTATTCCCTTTGATAGACCATGGGCTTACATACTGAAGCCTGATTTGAACCAGACTCTATAACTGCATTTAAAATAAGACATTCTATGAATGAACTTTTCTAAGTTTCCTGTCATAGTGGTCCCTGTGGTAAACCACGCTACCCAAGGCGGTCATGCGGAAGTACGTGtacctcagcagttgtggcacaggaGGTACCTCTCAGGCTTCACAATTTTGAATGGACCTCTTATCTCAGGTGaaatgctttaattttcatttctgggTAATGTCCCTGAGTTCCTACACCTGTCCAAGGCTGTTGGCAGTCTTGTTTATACCTTTGGAGATGTCACTACTTTGGTTCACTTCTACCAACCCAtagtctctctcttttcctttgactCATCTTGTTCGAGGTCTTCTGAAACCAGAAGGTAAGCCACACTGTCATTCTTTGGCATGTTTCTCTGAGGTAAGGCAGGGCCCTGGAACTTCCCAACCTGATAAATGGCCACTGTTTGCAGCTTTGAGATTCATTTGACATGATGGTGTGTGGATTCCACTCCCATATATCTCAGCGTGTAATCACTTATTCCATTAATAAACAACATTTCAGATGAAAAAAGCCTGAGTATTATAGCACGCTGAGGTTGTAGCTAAGTTGTTCCCCAGGAACTGAGGGGAAAAGGATGTATTTAGCCGTTTGTACAGACTTTGGACCACGATACTCTGCCAATGACATATCATATGAAGGTAATTTGTGCAATGGCTCAAGAAGGAAACCCAGTGCCGCCTTATGAGGCTCTTTCTAGGGCCTCCTGTATTATTTCTGTCTCAATGGTCTGTTACCACATGGTGAAGACAGGCGCAGGATTGGGCGTTTTTGAAAGGTATTTGCCTGATATAACTCTTCTGTTAATTTATTTGCAGAAAACCAGAATGATCACGATGACATGAAAGGACCAGAGGTGGTTGCCCTGAGGTAATTTTGAGTATCTGTGGGCTCCTATGCAGTGATGACATCTGCAGACCTCTGATCCAGGGAAAAACAGAACGGGCTGAATATGTTGTGTCGTCCGTTTTGCCCACCACTATTATCCTATTTCATACTGTTCTCTGCTTTCCCTGTGGTACTTCTATTGTTTCCCATTTCTTATTTACTTGTCAAGTTTAAGTCCCAAGTCAGCTGACCAGGTGAACTAAGAGTGATTTTTTTGCACTCAGTCTTTATATCAGGTGGGGTTTACAGAGTGAGATGCctatctgcttctgtttggtgTTAGCGTGCTGGCATGCATGTCATAGAGATGCCAGTGCAATGCAAATGGAAGTGTGAAAGCCAGGGTTCTGTATCCCAGTGTGTGAGGCGTGGCTGTACCATCAGAGGGAATTCAGTATGTTCATCAGCCAGTTATTTGGCCAGAGCACTGAGCACCTgctgctctttctctcttctgcccTGTAAAACCTCGCTGTGTCTCCCGCACTAAACAGAGTTTTCTCTCTCTAATGGACCAGAGCCTTGGCGCACTTCACCACTCAAACATTCCATCAAAACCAGATAGGACTGTACAGTTTCTCATCAGCCTTGGCTTAGTCTtttgccctccctcccccaccaggtTCAGCAGACAGCTGCCACAGATGAGAGAGAATGGTGTCCCACGGGACTCTCTGGATGAATACTATCTGACTTCCTCGGTTCTTCCTGGCCTGTCAGACTCCTTCTGGCCTTATAGGAGCAATGCCATCTTCTCCCTTGAGGACGTGGATGTCTCGTATGCCCGGGATGTAACCAGTGAGTATTTTCTTGTGATAGACCTCCACCTGGATGCCCACGTAGACTCTGTATGCTCTGTACTCCTCGCCTCTGGGGTGCTGAGATTTGTCATCCCTGTTGGAAGCTCTTTAGACATGATTTGAATCAGACTCTGTGGTAGAGGCTTAAGTACAGACATCAGGTGGGTCTGGGAGCTGTGTTCTCTTCTTCATTCAGGTGAAGCCTATGGGTCAGGCCCCAAGTTAGATCATGGACCCACGGCTGGTGTGACACACTGACTCACTTGTATGTGTGCAGGTGTCCAGAGAGGACTGTATTTTTCCTTGATTCCTATGTAGTGTCTCCTCTTGCCCCAAATGCTCCCATTTTCATACTCAAAGTGTCCCTTGAATTTCTGTGCCTTTCCAGAGGTGCTCACAGCCGTAATTATTTGTTGCTTCCCTGGTGTCACTGCTGTCATCCCCAGGGTGTGTCTCCTCTGAATTGATTGTCTTAGAAAGCCAATCATCTGGACCCCAGGATGCAAGGAGCCCTCCCATGACCTTGCGTGTATGTTTCCATGAAGCAAGGCAGAGCCCTGGCATTTTCCCACCCCATGAATGACTGCAGGTTCCTTGTAACAACTAGGATTCATGTGATTCGGGGTTTTCTTCATTCCACTCATCATTCTGCGAAAGCAGTCAGCATATGATGCGAAAAGCCTGAGTATTACAGTATTCTGCTAGAACGCAGTTGAGCTATTCCCCAGATTCTGTGGGGAAGGTGAATCTTTAACTTTTTCCTCAGACTTGGAAGAGAATACTGTGGTCAGGATATACGAGGGCAGGGAGGTCTTGCCTGATGGCTCAGGAAAGCAAACCAAGAACACTCTGAGAGATCCCACTTGAGGCATCTGGAATATCCTTCTTAAATAGCCTATCATCTCACTGCTGATATTGCTGTCCCCGTGGCAGCATTGGACACTGGATTATTAATTTACACAGTTATCTGCTAAGTGTTTATCCACTTCTCTGAATTTATCCATAGAAAATCTCGCTGATCTTGAGGACGAGGAAGATCAAGACATCATCTCTTCAAGGTAACAATGGAGAAACCTGGGTCTAACATCACTGGTGACATCTGGTCATCTCACATGCAGGGGAGTCAGAAAGTGCTATCAGAACATGCCTATTTCTTCCATTCAGACAACCACAAATTGTCCCTGTAACAAGGTTGTCTGTTTTCACCCTTTATGAATCCCTCTCAATGATAGTAACTTGCAGTCCGTTGAAGCAGGGCTACTGATCAGCCACAGGATTTCTTGTActcctctgttttctccttttcattaaaACAAGCATGCATTGCTTAACTGCCTCTGTCACTCTGGGTTACAACCTTGGCAGGTATTTCATGGCATGAAAGTAACTAGGAAAACTGTCATGTCAcattgcatatttgaaaaattGGTCTTGCAATTGCAAGATTTCTGGGAGTCTATGATGCTGCCAGTGCTGGTGTTCATTTGTATGCAGCATGTAAATGTCAACAAAACTTATGTTGTGTTTGAAGTCCCCTTGATGTTCTGAGGACGTGTGTGACATGACTCTGTGTCCTGGGGTGGCTCATCTCCTTCCTCCTGAAGTCATTTCTTCTCTGTGCTCAGAGCGTCTCATGCTCActctccctcactctctctccctttccctttgcCAGCACCTTCAGGCCCCTGATGGGAGTTGTGGGTGGGGGGATTGTTATACCTCCCTCTAAGGGACTCCCCATTTGTGTTTTGCAACCTGTCCCTTAACCCTCCTATCAAAACCAGCTATGGCTCCAGGTTGACTAATCCCTCTTGTTTAACCCTCTGCTCTCCCAACCCCACAAATCTCAGTGTGGAGCAGCTGGTGGTAGAAGAGAATGAAGTCCAGCCAGACTCACTGGATGAAGGTTATCTGGCTGCTTCTGTTGGCCATCATCTGGCAGGCTCCTGTCATCCTTACAGAAGTGCCTCCTTCccaacagagagaagagaagcttGCTTGGCTCTAGATGTAAACGGTGAGTACTCCCAGACAGGTTCTTAGGCTCAGGTTGATTAGAACTAtgttctcagttttaatttttagaaggCATCACGAGCCTTTGCATTCTTCTTGCCCCAGGCTGCCCTCTGTCACCTGAACTCATCAGCACAGGCTTGTGATATCAAGTCAGACCAGAGAGGGCAAGTGGAGGGATAAGGGCAGAATCTCAGCTACCACGGTCTCACCTGCAGGAATTTATGTAACAGAGCTCTTTTTATCAAGATAAGAATCTTTATAGTCATGAAATTTTGCTgctaattttatttcttgaataGTTTCTGGCAAGCTCTCTGGCTTTGCATTCATGATTGCGATCTGCTCCATATTTGTAATGCACGTTATATTGTTCCCCAGCTCCGGATCTTGCCCCTGGGCTGCCTACCTCCCTCTGAAGCATTTAGATACTAGATCCGGAACATCAAATCTGCCTATGCCCTGTAATTTCCATAAAGCCAAGTATCTGTCTCTGTTGTTCCATCCTCTAGAAACATCCTTGTGTTTCATCCTTTGTGCAGCAAAAAGGAGTCTTCCATGTGTGGGTTATAGTTTCAATGTTTTACACAATCCTAGTGGTATAATCTCATGGAAACTCTCCATAAGCTGTGTATCTGATAGGGGTATTGACCTAATTTATGAGCCAGGTCTCCTAGGGTAGCAGTTCACAGGGTGTGGAAATGAAAACCTAGTATGAAATCCTTTAgggctatttttttctttttacttttctttaggaGATGCATTTTTATTCTTAGGACTTTGACTCATAAGATCATCTTGATAAACAAGGAGAAACTCCATTATGTATCAGACTATATCTGACTTCTTTTAGAAAGATATTGCGCATACAAATGTTGTCCATCAGTCAGTTGGTGCCTTTTCACACTGGAAGcagtttctttcttatttcccaTCTTCCCTGAGGCGCAGAGAGGCACAGCCTTTCTCAGGATCACAGCAGTTCACAACCCAGAACGGGGGCACACAGTTGCTGTGCTCCTGTTGTCTGCCATGCTCCACACCAAGCGAGCTCCACGTGCACTGTAGCCCCTCCAGCCCTCCCAGGCACCCTCTCAGGAAGCTGTGGTGTCTCATGGTGCAGCCGAGGGCACTGAGGCTCAGCGAGGTCTCTTTACTTGCCCCGGATTCCTGGCCACTGGCACGTGGGACACTGACCTCTCCTGGGCCTGATTTCTTGGCCAGGCTGCATCCTCTCCTCTCAGCAGTTGGACCATCAGTGACTAAGAGAGGATGTTGCTCCCCGTTTCCTCTTTGCCCTGAACCAAATGATTTGCAACTCTCTTAATCTTCAACAGAAGTTGCCAGAGGGCTGCAGAGAACCCTGTGGTCCCTCACACAGATCTGCCAGCTCCCAAACCCTCTGTGCACTCTGTCCCAAGAGCAGAGACAGTGGCTCCTGCAGCCCCTCCAGGTGGAGCCACAGCTCCACAGGGCTCTCTCTGGAGAATCAGCCAGGGTGAGAGTCCAcgcctctccccacctcctgtcCCCTGGTCACCTGCTGTCACGACGGGTCCAGGTAGACCGTGAATTGGGCTGTGCTGAAGCCATTAGAAAACTGCAGCTCTATCTCAGAAACACTGACAGCCAGGTGCGGGTTCCTATGAAGAGCATGAGTGAGGCTCAGACATGTGCTTCAGATAtgtgtgtgagatgtgtgtgATACGGCCCAGTCCTGGGAGTCCATTGTTCACAATGGGCCAGGAAAGGCCCAATCCCCACAGATGGACTGAGAtgaatgaatagaatatctaATCTATACAGGGATCCATCCTGTGTCTTGATTCTCATGATAACCCGAGGACAGTGTGGATAGCCATTATGCAGCCATGTGGGTACAAGGAGTCAGCTCTACCCCATTCTGTCTGTCCAGGGAGAAACCCTGCAGAAACTTCACAAACACTTGATTTTTAACGTACA
It includes:
- the LOC138436438 gene encoding neuroblastoma breakpoint family member 6-like produces the protein MPVIKTSQIAWGRILLTFCHPFSIWHSVNLLDDEKKVEFQQSQDECVSVPSTLQEGSACNQPYRDGKFAFDDENVASAVDGACGCSHAEEDEIPTGLPENQNDHDDMKGPEVVALRFSRQLPQMRENGVPRDSLDEYYLTSSVLPGLSDSFWPYRSNAIFSLEDVDVSYARDVTKNLADLEDEEDQDIISSSVEQLVVEENEVQPDSLDEGYLAASVGHHLAGSCHPYRSASFPTERREACLALDVNGDTWEDCHRGPVSFPGSEVPISQAQLQKSTHVTDCLQRQLDQRFDCGDSKAMLGLSSAIWDFTSNSDSGNQGPLFLELSLDASIGMKNPPNLDDKGSTARTLQCSVCSKIKGLSVLKQKIIRRKLLFSKWRLACRFPGLQA